In Fusarium oxysporum Fo47 chromosome IX, complete sequence, the following proteins share a genomic window:
- a CDS encoding uncharacterized protein (expressed protein), with protein MYCNPQAFRTSNMYMQLLYVNPQFFYPPQFSIARLFGERSRSIRLIRLNNLGTSKLLIGISRPDDLTLRLGHNRESGEAVVGAELVAPARGDGEVAAGAGAGTALLAGAGALDVVAALVGLAVAGVDAELPVADGVVGAAVALGVADGPLGGCGHHVDALSGGCGCDAGGGEEGEDCGGELHFERCL; from the coding sequence ATGTATTGTAACCCCCAAGCCTTCCGTACTTCAAATATGTACATGCAATTATTATACGTCAATCCCCAGTTCTTCTATCCACCTCAATTCAGTATCGCTCGCTTATTTGGGGAGAGAAGCAGGAGCATAAGACTGATCAGGCTTAACAATCTTGGCACCAGCAAGCTGCTTATCGGTATAAGCAGGCCAGATGATCTGACGCTTCGACTTGGACACAACAGAGAGAGTGGTGAAGCCGTTGTTGGCGCCGAACTGGTCGCTCCAGCCAGaggtgatggtgaagtcgCCGCAGGTGCTGGGGCCGGCACTGCGCTTCTTGCTGGCGCCGGGGCCCTTGACGTCGTAGCGGCACTCGTAGGGCTTGCCGTTGCCGGTGTCGATGCCGAACTTCCAGTTGCAGATGGAGTCGTCGGAGCGGCAGTAGCGCTTGGCGTCGCGGATGGTCCACTGGGGGGTTGCGGCCATCATGTTGACGCTCTCAGCGGCGGGTGCGGCTGTGACGCCGGTGGCGGCGAGGAGGGTGAAGACTGCGGCGGAGAACTTCATTTTGAAAGGTGTTTGTAG
- a CDS encoding tRNA synthetases class I, catalytic domain-containing protein, with protein MSFDAESAAPVLATADFKTLGPLAADLDKHLTLRTYLGGYTLSEADEKVWTALRTNKVAIGLVRKGAYANITRWFKFIEDAHPELKEKLNSGKEKRVGGANYNIGLQNTENGVVTRFPPEPSGYLHIGHAKAALLNDYFAKTAPDGNGKLLVRFDDTNPSKEKQEFEDSILHDLELMDIKYVSVTHTSDYFKELYEIAEQMILDGNAYADDTDPEVQKDDRKNRLASKRRDRPAEESLAMFREMKNGTDLGRKHCIRARIAFDSSNGSMRDPVIYRFPNWKGAEPAPHHRTGWDWNIYPTYDFACPVVDSLEGVTHALRTTEYADRNEQYHWFIDNLKLRKVNLWEFARINFIRTFLSKRKLTKVVDTGRVSGWDDPRLPTVRGILRRGLTVPALREFMLKQGPSRNIVTMDWTTIWAINKRMLDPVVPRYMAIEEKDAVTVTVTGGPEKSYKEDRPKHVKNPDVGTKQVTFGPKLLLDQADVAEFADNEEITLMSWGNAIVRGLDKSASPIKDLNLELHLAGDFKTTSKKVHWLAADPENLVKAELWDFGYLITKDTLEKDDNLDDYLADVTAWKVDALVDASIAGLKENDFIQLERKGYYRVDKPLGQGPDGRAVLFKVPTGGQKG; from the exons ATGAGCTTCGACGCTGAGAGCGCGGCTCCAGTGCTCGCCACAGCCGACTTCAAGACTCTCGGTCCCTTGGCCGCTGATCTTGACAAGCACCTCACTCTCCGAACCTATCTTGGAGGTTACACCCTGAGCGAGGCCGACGAGAAGGTCTGGACTGCTCTCCGCACCAACAAGGTCGCCATTGGCCTCGTCCGAAAGGGCGCCTACGCCAACATCACCCGATGGTTCAAGTTCATCGAGGATGCTCACCCTGAGCTGAAAGAAAAACTCAACTCTGGCAAGGAGAAGCGCGTTGGTGGTGCCAACTACAACATTGGCCTCCAGAACACCGAGAATGGTGTCGTCACCCGTTTCCCTCCCGAGCCCAG TGGTTACCTTCACATCGGTCACGCCAAGGCCGCTCTCCTCAACGATTACTTCGCCAAGACTGCCCCCGATGGCAATGGCAAGCTCCTCGTCCGATTCGACGACACAAACCCCtccaaggagaagcaggagTTCGAGGACTCTATTCTCCACGATCTCGAGTTGATGGACATTAAGTACGTCTCCGTCACTCACACCAGCGACTACTTCAAGGAGCTCTACGAGATTGCCGAGCAGATGATTCTCGACGGCAACGCATACGCCGATGACACCGACCCCGAGGTCCAGAAGGATGATCGCAAGAACCGTCTTGCCAGCAAGCGACGTGATCGTCCTGCTGAGGAGAGTTTGGCCATGTTCagagagatgaagaacgGCACCGACCTGGGCCGAAAACACTGCATTCGCGCTCGCATTGCCTTCGACTCAAGCAACGGCTCCATGCGAGACCCCGTAATCTACCGATTCCCCAACTGGAAGGGCGCCGAGCCTGCTCCTCACCACCGAACCGGCTGGGACTGGAACATCTACCCTACCTACGATTTCGCCTGCCCCGTCGTCGACAGTCTCGAGGGTGTCACCCACGCGCTCCGAACGACCGAGTATGCCGACCGTAACGAGCAATACCACTGGTTCATCGACAATCTCAAGCTCCGCAAGGTCAACCTCTGGGAGTTTGCCCGTATCAACTTTATCCGAACATTCCTTTCCAAGCGAAAGCTTACCAAGGTTGTCGACACCGGTCGTGTCAGCGGCTGGGACGATCCTCGCCTGCCTACCGTCCGCGGTATCCTCCGTCGTGGTTTGACCGTTCCCGCTCTCCGTGAGTTCATGTTGAAGCAGGGACCTAGCCGAAATATCGTCACCATGGACTGGACAACTATCTGGGCTATCAACAAGCGAATGCTCGACCCTGTTGTGCCCCGATACATGGCcattgaggagaaggacgCCGTTACTGTCACCGTGACTGGCGGTCCTGAGAAGTCATACAAGGAGGATAGACCCAAGCACGTCAAGAACCCCGACGTCGGTACCAAGCAGGTCACATTTGGAcccaagcttctcctcgaccAAGCCGATGTTGCTGAATTTGCCGACAATGAGGAGATCACCCTGATGAGCTGGGGTAACGCCATTGTTCGCGGTCTCGACAAGTCCGCCTCACCCATCAAGGACCTCAACCTCGAGCTGCATCTCGCCGGCGACTTCAAGACCACCAGCAAGAAGGTCCACTGGCTAGCGGCCGACCCCGAGAACcttgtcaaggctgagctCTGGGACTTTGGCtacctcatcaccaaggacaCACTAGAGAAGGATGACAACCTTGACGACTACTTGGCCGATGTCACCGCCTGGAAGGTCGATGCGCTGGTCGACGCTAGCATCGCCGGCCTCAAGGAGAACGACTTTATCCAGCTCGAGCGCAAGGGATACTACCGTGTGGACAAGCCTCTTGGCCAAGGACCCGACGGCCGAGCTGTCCTGTTCAAGGTCCCCACAGGTGGCCAGAAGGGTTAA
- a CDS encoding kinase-like domain-containing protein, whose product MSPSIGESTNNASIGSDESCRFETIRIIDTEEPEFYRKEGFHPVHISDHFDGRRYRIVHKLGHGGFSVVWLAYDSLDSIWVALKIVAASDSSMMEEKAVMWHNIISKMNDERFVTYKRFFHIEGPNGRHLCLVLPPCGPSCNTLSQYLQSRIHPWLARRVAFQATKAIADLHSQGLCHGDFTPSNIVFRIRNLNHQDDQGIYRLFGEPQRDGLRTISGQPTGAEAPRYIVGNLDFTSAEDLIRDEICLIDCDQAFLTSAPPRKTLGTPPGFLAPEVAVGKSASPASDVWALGCSILQIRSGSSPFSIPNVDSPANLLGWVSEYIGRMPTSWGEPLFDDDGLPTMDTTNGESLGEILENTRSLKQWISDIWDQPDNLEELQSTSTAPDRVRDENKPYLECYNNKFWKPAAIRIDDIYLGAYSDKVDKIIESLQKILTHEADLLYDLTSKIFVYEPAQRVSARDILAHPWFHMDDTT is encoded by the exons ATGTCTCCATCCATTGGTGAAAGTACCAACAATGCATCAATCGGGTCTGACGAGTCGTGTCGCTTTGAAACCATACGGATTATCGATACAGAGGAGCCTGAATTTTATCGAAAAGAAGGCTTCCATCCAGTTCACATTAGTGATCACTTTGACGGAAGGCGGTACCGAATTGTCCATAAGCTTGGGCATGGCGGATTTTCCGTCGTATGGCTGGCTTACGACTCCTTGGACTCTATCTGGGTGGCCCTCAAGATTGTAGCTGCTTCGGACTCCTCCATGATGGAAGAAAAGGCAGTCATGTGGCACAATATCATTTCGAAAATGAATGACGAAAGATTCGTCACTTATAAGCGCTTCTTTCACATCGAAGGACCCAATGGCCGTCATCTATGTCTAGTCCTACCACCTTGTGGTCCTTCTTGCAACACTCTGTCCCAATACCTACAGAGTAGGATTCATCCCTGGCTGGCGCGTCGCGTGGCTTTTCAAGCTACAAAAGCTATCGCAgatcttcattctcaaggTCTTTGTCACGGAG ACTTTACCCCGAGCAATATCGTCTTTCGCATCCGTAACCTTAATCatcaagatgatcaaggtATATACCGGCTTTTTGGTGAACCTCAACGCGATGGCTTGAGAACGATATCGGGTCAACCTACTGGTGCAGAGGCGCCTCGGTATATCGTTGGCAACCTCGACTTCACGTCAGCAGAGGACCTCATACGTGATGAAATCTGTTTGATTGATTGTGATCAAGCATTTTTGACCTCTGCGCCCCCGAGGAAAACACTTGGGACACCTCCAGGCTTTCTGGCGCCTGAGGTGGCAGTTGGAAAATCAGCCAGCCCGGCGAGTGACGTTTGGGCTCTGGGCTGTTCTATCCTACAGATCAGGTCAGGCTCTTCTCCTTTCTCAATTCCCAACGTCGATAGCCCAGCAAACTTGCTTGGATGGGTCAGCGAGTACATTGGCCGTATGCCGACATCATGGGGAGAGCCACTATtcgacgatgatggcctCCCAACGATGGACACGACCAATGGCGAGTCCCTAGGTGAAATACTTGAAAACACGAGATCGCTGAAGCAATGGATCAGCGATATCTGGGATCAACCAGATAATCTCGAGGAGCTTCAGTCGACATCAACTGCGCCAGATAGAGTGAGAGATGAGAACAAACCATATCTGGAATGTTACAACAACAAATTTTGGAAACCTGCCGCAATTAGGATTGATGATATCTACCTCGGAGCATACTCCGACAAAGTTGATAAGATCATTGAATCACTGCAGAAAATATTGACGCACGAAGCTGACTTGCTATATGATCTGACATCCAAGATTTTTGTCTATGAGCCTGCACAGCGAGTGTCTGCAAGAGATATCTTAGCTCATCCATGGTTTCATATGGACGATACGACATGA
- a CDS encoding major facilitator superfamily domain-containing protein, with product MEENNSSHPDYEVVPGTVYLVTRPSHNTNEQGDIILVPTPSDNLGDPLRWSVWRKRYHLFLLVIYSTVMTALGNWESSVYVDIQDALGTSINQLNIGTALTLLMLGVGNVFFTPLSHKFGRRIAYLSSLAVVIGCHIWLATARNSGDFIGAHVLFGLGRAPYEALVPISIADIFFAHERGFALGIYAFGLSAGSSVGPICSGYMIETLGWRWVYWWGAILCGILFVAIFFTLEESNFTRESALPQEQVQETQESALEAILEDDKGEKHLHSALTNGSVYRVGQVLETDSFRLQYRPWVVLPGTWGQFVRQVYRPLQLSWFPAIVWSGLEYGACVSWITVLGTTTASILGSSPYNMSNEALGLIWLSPLIGGLFGALMAGPFNDKLVLFLTRRNRGWLEPEFRLQVFIPMAFLMSGGLLLYGVGAANALPWIGPVVGMGLVGFGLTVAAALTMAYVVDCYKEVDGEAITTVILIRNIIGCAMTFGIQPWIDSMGVQDTFILVCFLSFIITVFAGAFIIWGKKFRLLTKMAYLSFAGTSSRVN from the exons ATGGAGGAAAACAACTCTTCACATCCCGACTATGAAGTCGTCCCTGGAACAGTCTACCTTGTCACTAGACCATCCCACAATACCAATGAACAAGGCGATATCATCCTTGTTCCAACTCCATCTGATAACCTAGGTGATCCACTTCGCTGGTCCGTCTGGCGAAAGAGATATCATCTGTTCTTGCTTGTCATATACAGCACTGTCATGACTGCCCTGGGAAACTGGGAAAGTTCTGTTTACGTTGATATTCAAGATGCGCTTGGGACATCGATTAATCAACTCAACATTGGTActgctttgactttgctgaTGCTTGGTGTTGGAAATGTCTTTTTCACGCCTCTGTCTCACA AGTTTGGTCGACGTATCGCATACCTATCCAGCCTGGCCGTTGTCATCGGCTGTCACATCTGGCTTGCAACTGCAAGAAATTCTGGTGACTTCATCGGCGCTCACGTCCTCTTTGGACTAGGCCGTGCACCATACGAAGCTCTCGttcccatctcgatcgccGATATCTTCTTTGCTCATGAACGAGGTTTTGCCTTGGGTATTTACGCCTTCGGGTTATCAGCAGGATCTTCAGTCGGCCCCATTTGTTCTGGATACATGATCGAGACTCTCGGTTGGCGTTGGGTATATTGGTGGGGTGCTATATTGTGTGGTATACTCTTTgttgccatcttcttcacttTGGAGGAAAGTAACTTCACTAGAGAGTCGGCGCTCCCTCAAGAGCAAGTACAAGAAACTCAAGAGTCTGCTTTGGAGGCCATTCTAGAGGATGACAAAGGAGAAAAACATCTTCATTCAGCACTCACCAACGGCAGTGTATACAGAGTTGGCCAAGTCCTGGAGACAGACTCATTTCGACTTCAGTACCGCCCGTGGGTTGTTCTCCCAGGAACTTGGGGCCAGTTCGTCAGGCAAGTCTATCGTCCTTTGCAACTATCTTGGTTTCCAGCCATCGTTTGG AGCGGACTTGAGTATGGCGCTTGTGTATCCTGGATCACCGTCCTAGGAACCACTACAGCTTCCATCTTGGGCTCGTCACCATATAACATGAGCAATGAGGCTCTGGGTCTTATCTGGCTGTCTCCTCTTATTGGAGGTCTCTTTGG AGCCTTGATGGCGGGTCCTTTTAACGACAAGCTTGTCCTGTTCCTCACACGCCGAAACCGTGGGTGGCTAGAACCAGAGTTCCGTCTCCAGGTTTTCATCCCCATGGCGTTCCTCATGTCAGGCGGTCTCTTACTCTACGGCGTTGGTGCCGCCAACGCGCTACCTTGGATTGGTCCTGTCGTCGGCATGGGACTCGTTGGCTTTGGCTTGACGGTCGCAGCAGCTCTCACTATGGCTTACGTTGTTGACTGCTACAAGGAAGTTGATGGTGAAGCTATCACAACTGTTATCTTGATCAGGAACATCATTGGCTGTGCTATGACATTTGGTATTCAGCCTTGGATTGACAGTATGGGAGTACAGGATACCTTCATTCTGGTCTGTTTCTTGTCTTTTATCATCACCGTATTTGCTGGTGCATTTATCATTTGGGGAAAGAAGTTTCGCCTTCTTACCAAGATGGCATATCTGAGCTTTGCAGGAACTTCCTCGAGGGTAAACTAA
- a CDS encoding thioredoxin-like protein, with protein MTYSLFIGNKRYSSWSMRPWVLLKALEIPFDEKLNLFKPGLRQPDFLAFSPTGKVPCLHDGETSIVVWDSLAICEYIAEQYPAAWPTNAAARAFARSAAAEMHSGFDAIRDECSMNVGLRIELGTPSEALQKDISRFNELFKEGLDKFGGPWLAGDKFTIVDAMYAPIASRIKTYGIELDGAAKEYADRLFEHEAVQAWIQDGIKETSREPSHEEDCVRGRKILKDLTKE; from the coding sequence ATGACTTATTCGCTCTTCATCGGCAACAAGCGCTACTCCTCTTGGTCAATGCGACCTTGGGTTCTTCTCAAAGCCCTCGAGATCCCCTTCGACGAAAAACTCAATCTCTTCAAACCCGGCCTTCGTCAACCCGACTTCCTCGCTTTTTCACCAACTGGAAAAGTCCCCTGTCTTCACGATGGAGAAACATCAATTGTTGTTTGGGACTCGCTAGCTATCTGCGAGTACATCGCTGAGCAATACCCCGCTGCTTGGCCAACCAACGCAGCAGCGCGTGCTTTTGCTCGTAGCGCCGCTGCGGAAATGCACTCTGGATTCGACGCCATTCGCGATGAGTGTTCTATGAACGTTGGGTTGAGAATTGAACTTGGAACACCGAGTGAAGCGCTTCAGAAGGATATTAGCCGCTTCAATGAGCTTTTCAAAGAGGGGTTGGACAAGTTTGGGGGACCGTGGTTGGCTGGTGATAAGTTTACGATCGTGGATGCTATGTATGCTCCTATTGCTTCGAGGATCAAGACTTATGGTATTGAGCTGGATGGCGCGGCGAAGGAGTATGCTGATCGGTTGTTTGAGCATGAGGCTGTGCAGGCGTGGATTCAGGACGGTATCAAGGAGACGAGCAGAGAGCCTTCTCATGAGGAGGACTGTGTGAGGGGTCGCAAGATTCTCAAGGACTTGACCAAGGAGTAA
- a CDS encoding ABC-2 type transporter-domain-containing protein: protein MAASHLPGEARSEHSSHDTIVDMDTTPNEKPPAPKDDKTSSSDDEIEQEQSEEMVRRHSIVRDLARQYTNTSAHFNGSHADLFNAADADSPLNPHSENFNARAWAKAMAKSMGEHGSGFRQSGICFQDMNVFGYGAETDYQKDVGNIWLSLPNMARNIVSPTAGKRRIDILRGFDGVVNAGEMLVVLGPPGSGCSTFLKSVSGETNGIYIDDSTYFNYNGVPAHEMHKHHKGETIYTAEVDVHFPMLSVGDTLTFAARARCPQNLPPNIDHNQYSNHMRDVVMAMYGISHTINTQVGDNYIRGVSGGERKRVTIAEATLSNAPFQCWDNSTRGLDSANAIEFCKTLRLQSELFGQTCAVSIYQAPQSAYDLFDKALVLYEGRQIFFGPADEAKQYFINLGFECPDRQTTPDFLTSMTAPAERVIRPGFENKVPRTPDEFAARWKESREYQIVRADIETYKSLYPLNGSSAEAFRENKKSAQAKGQRLKSPFTLSYMQQVNLCLWRGWKRLKGSPGVTIFALIANTCTALIASSLFYNMKPTTSDFFKRGAVLFLAVLMNAFASALEILTQYSQRPIVEKHSRYAFYHASAEAFASILVDMPYKISNSILFNVTLYFMTNLNRDAGAFFFYLLVSFIMVLAMSGIFRSIASLSRTLSQAMVPASLLILALVIFAGFVIPTDYMLGWCRWINYLDPVAYAFESLMVNEFSGRNFTCTAFIPSNLVSGYEDIGGLNRACSTVGSIPGESFINGDRYLNTQYKYYHAHKWRNVGILIAMTIFNHVVYIVATEYISAKKSKGEVLVFRHGHLPASTKSKSDPESAVSGPVPTAEKFNNEAANIQGSTSVFHWNNVCYDIKIKGEPRRILDNVDGWVKPGTLTALMGVSGAGKTTLLDCLADRISMGVITGEMLVDGKIRDSSFQRKTGYVQQQDLHLETSTVREALTFSALLRQPASTPRAEKIAYVDEVIKLLDMQEYADAVVGVLGEGLNVEQRKRLTIGVELAAKPPLLLFVDEPTSGLDSQTSWAILDLLEKLSKAGQSILCTIHQPSAMLFQRFDRLLFLAKGGRTIYFGDIGENSETLTNYFVKNGSDPCPKGDNPAEWMLEVIGAAPGSHTEIDWHQTWRQSPEYQEVQTELQRLKVEGSAHNEPHDKNSESYREFAAPFWEQLRIASLRVFQQYWRTPSYIYSKAALCIQVGLFIGLVFLNAPLSIQGLQNQMFAIFQVLTVFGQLVQMQMPHFVTQRSLYEVRERPSKTYSWKVFMLSQVFAEIPWNSLMSVFMFVCIYYPVGFQKNAEAAGQTAERGALMWLLFWQFLVFTCTFAHMCIAITDTAEAGGNLANVIFMMCLFFCGVLASPDNMPGFWIWMYRVSPFTYLVSAILSTGIANTEVTCAANEYTVMQPLNGTTCGEYLQKFADKAGGYVFNPDATSDCRFCSIKSTNTFLKAISASYEHRWRDFGIGMVYIVVNIAGALFLYWLVRMPKNKNKKKQE from the exons ATGGctgcttctcatcttccagGTGAGGCACGCTCAGAGCACAGCAGCCACGACACCATCGTCGACATGGACACCACTCCGAACGAGAAACCGCCTGctcccaaggacgacaagacaagctccagcgacgatgagatcGAGCAGGAGCAGAGCGAGGAGATGGTCCGTCGCCACTCCATCGTCCGCGATCTAGCCCGTCAATACACCAACACCTCAGCGCACTTTAATGGCAGCCACGCAGATCTCTTCAACGCAGCCGATGCCGATTCACCCCTTAACCCACACAGTGAGAACTTCAACGCCAGGGCTTGGGCGAAAGCCATGGCTAAGTCAATGGGCGAGCATGGCTCTGGGTTTCGACAGAGCGGTATCTGCTTCCAGGACATGAACGTCTTTGGCTACGGCGCTGAGACAGATTACCAAAAGGACGTTGGTAACATCTGGCTCAGTCTCCCAAACATGGCACGCAACATCGTCTCACCCACCGCTGGAAAGCGCCGCATCGACATCCTTCGTGGTTTCGACGGTGTCGTCAACGCCGGAGAAATGCTCGTCGTTCTCGGCCCCCCCGGTTCAGGATGCTCTACATTCCTCAAATCAGTGTCCGGCGAGACAAACGGCATTTACATCGACGACAGCACATACTTCAACTACAACGGTGTCCCAGCCCACGAGATGCACAAGCACCACAAGGGTGAGACTATCTACACCGCTGAGGTCGACGTTCACTTCCCCATGCTCTCAGTCGGCGACACACTCACCTTCGCCGCGCGCGCGAGATGTCCCCAGAACTTACCGCCCAACATCGATCACAACCAGTACAGCAACCACATGCGCGATGTCGTCATGGCCATGTACGGCATCAGCCATACCATCAACACGCAAGTAGGCGATAACTACATCCGCGGTGTTTCAGGAGGTGAACGAAAGCGCGTGACCATCGCAGAGGCCACACTCTCCAACGCCCCCTTCCAATGCTGGGATAACTCAACCCGCGGTTTAGATTCTGCCAACGCGATTGAGTTCTGCAAAACTCTGCGCTTACAATCTGAACTCTTCGGCCAGACATGCGCTGTCTCGATCTACCAGGCTCCCCAGTCTGCATACGATCTCTTCGACAAAGCACTCGTTCTCTACGAAGGACGCCAGATCTTCTTCGGCCCCGCAGACGAAGCGAAGCAGTACTTTATCAATCTCGGCTTCGAATGCCCCGATCGTCAAACAACGCCTGACTTCCTCACCTCCATGACCGCACCAGCCGAGCGCGTCATCCGTCCCGGCTTCGAGAACAAGGTCCCCCGCACGCCCGATGAGTTCGCCGCGCGCTGGAAGGAATCCCGCGAGTATCAGATCGTCCGCGCTGATATCGAGACCTACAAGAGTCTTTACCCGCTCAACGGTTCCAGCGCCGAGGCTTTCCGCGAGAACAAAAAGTCCGCGCAAGCTAAGGGCCAGCGCCTCAAGTCCCCCTTCACGCTGTCTTACATGCAGCAAGTCAACCTGTGTCTCTGGCGCGGCTGGAAGCGTCTCAAGGGTTCACCAGGCGTAACGATCTTCGCCCTCATAGCAAACACCTGCACCGCGCTCATCGCCTCATCGCTCTTCTACAACATGAAGCCCACGACGAGCGACTTCTTTAAGCGTGGTGCTGTTCTCTTCCTTGCCGTGCTCATGAACGCTTTCGCTTCTGCCCTTGAGATTCTGACGCAGTACTCCCAACGACCTATTGTTGAGAAACACTCACGCTATGCCTTCTACCACGCTTCTGCTGAGGCGTTTGCTTCGATCTTGGTTGATATGCCGTATAAGATCAGTAATAGTATTCTGTTCAATGTCACTCTTTATTTCATGACGAACCTTAACAGGGATGCGGGGGCGTTCTTTTTCTACCTCCTTGTTTCGTTCATCATGGTCCTCGCCATGTCTGGTATTTTCCGATCTAT TGCTTCACTCTCTCGTACACTCTCACAGGCCATGGTTCCCGCTTCGCTGCTGATCCTCgccctcgtcatcttcgccGGCTTCGTCATCCCAACGGACTACATGCTCGGCTGGTGTCGATGGATCAATTACCTCGATCCAGTAGCCTACGCCTTCGAGTCTCTCATGGTCAACGAATTCTCCGGTCGCAACTTTACCTGCACAGCCTTCATCCCCAGCAACTTAGTCTCTGGCTATGAAGACATCGGCGGTCTCAACCGAGCTTGTTCCACTGTCGGCAGCATTCCTGGCGAGAGCTTCATCAACGGTGATCGCTACCTCAACACTCAGTATAAGTACTATCACGCCCACAAGTGGCGCAACGTCGGTATCCTCATCGCCATGACCATCTTCAACCACGTCGTCTACATCGTCGCTACCGAGTACATCTCCGCCAAGAAGTCAAAGGGTGAAGTCCTCGTCTTCCGTCACGGCCACCTCCCCGCTTCCACCAAGAGCAAATCCGATCCCGAGTCCGCTGTTTCTGGCCCTGTTCCCACTGCTGAGAAGTTCAACAACGAGGCTGCCAACATCCAAGGATCCACTAGCGTCTTCCACTGGAACAACGTCTGCTACgacatcaagatcaagggtGAACCACGACGAATTCTCGACAACGTTGACGGATGGGTCAAGCCAGGAACATTAACTGCTCTTATGGGTGTATCCGGCGCCGGAAAGACTACTCTCCTCGACTGTCTCGCCGATCGAATCTCAATGGGCGTCATCACAGGTGAAATGCTCGTTGACGGCAAAATCCGCGATTCATCGTTCCAGCGAAAGACAGGTTACGTGCAACAGCAAGATCTTCATCTCGAGACCAGCACCGTTCGTGAAGCCCTTACATTCTCCGCCCTCCTCCGCCAGCCCGCCTCTACCCCCCGCGCCGAGAAGATCGCCTATGTCGACGAAGTCATCAAGCTGCTCGACATGCAAGAGTATGCCGACGCCGTCGTCGGTGTCCTCGGCGAGGGTCTCAACGTAGAACAGCGCAAGCGTCTCACCATCGGCGTTGAGCTCGCCGCCAAGCCTCCCCTGCTCCTCTTCGTCGACGAACCTACTTCCGGTCTTGACTCGCAGACGTCCTGGGCCATTCTCGACctcctcgagaagctctCCAAGGCAGGCCAGTCTATCCTGTGTACCATCCACCAACCGTCCGCAATGCTCTTCCAGCGCTTCGAccgtcttctcttcctcgccaaGGGTGGACGCACCATCTACTTTGGCGACATCGGCGAGAACTCTGAGACTCTAACCAACTACTTCGTCAAGAACGGTTCTGATCCTTGCCCCAAGGGTGACAACCCTGCTGAGTGGATGCTTGAGGTCATTGGCGCTGCGCCTGGTTCACACACTGAGATCGATTGGCATCAAACTTGGCGACAGAGTCCTGAGTATCAGGAGGTTCAGACTGAGCTTCAACGTCTCAAGGTCGAGGGCAGTGCTCACAATGAACCTCACGACAAGAACTCTGAGTCGTACCGGGAATTCGCTGCGCCTTTCTGGGAGCAGCTTCGCATTGCTAGTCTCCGAGTCTTCCAGCAGTACTGGCGCACTCCTTCATACATCTACTCCAAGGCAGCTCTGTGTATCCAAGTTGGTCTCTTCATCggcctcgtcttcctcaacgCTCCTCTGTCAATTCAGGGCTTGCAGAACCAGATGTTCGCCATCTTCCAGGTTCTCACAGTCTTTGGTCAATTGGTTCAGATGCAG ATGCCTCACTTCGTCACCCAACGCTCTCTCTACGAAGTCCGCGAACGCCCCTCCAAGACCTACAGCTGGAAAGTCTTCATGCTCTCCCAAGTCTTCGCCGAGATCCCCTGGAACAGTCTCATGTCCGTCTTCATGTTCGTCTGCATCTACTACCCAGTCGGCTTCCAGAAGAACGCCGAAGCAGCTGGCCAGACTGCCGAGCGCGGTGCTCTCATGTGGCTTCTCTTCTGGCAGTTCCTCGTCTTCACGTGTACCTTTGCCCACATGTGTATCGCCATCACCGACACTGCTGAGGCAGGCGGTAACCTTGCCAAcgtcatcttcatgatgtgcctcttcttctgtggTGTCTTGGCCTCGCCTGATAACATGCCCGGCTTCTGGATCTGGATGTATCGAGTATCGCCGTTTACGTATCTCGTCTCGGCAATTTTATCGACTGGTATAGCTAACACGGAGGTTACGTGCGCGGCCAACGAGTACACGGTCATGCAGCCTCTCAACGGTACAACCTGCGGAGAATATCTCCAGAAGTTCGCCGACAAGGCTGGTGGCTACGTCTTCAACCCCGACGCGACATCTGACTGTCGATTCTGCTCCATCAAGTCCACCAACACGTTCCTCAAGGCTATCAGCGCGAGCTACGAGCACCGATGGAGGGACTTTGGTATCGGAATGGTGTACATTGTTGTCAACATTGCGGGAGCTCTGTTCCTGTACTGGCTTGTTCGCATgcccaagaacaagaacaagaagaagcaggagtAG